In a genomic window of Neoarius graeffei isolate fNeoGra1 chromosome 13, fNeoGra1.pri, whole genome shotgun sequence:
- the LOC132895988 gene encoding uncharacterized protein LOC132895988 yields the protein MCSYCRAFIPNYSILESPVRELVHGSSLTASSPVVWTPEAEEAFLALKGALQTTPTLGLPDPNKPFVQTVDEKKGFMTSVLLQKHGDRLRPVAYFSSRLDPVAAGLPVCLRAVAAAEKAVTASRNIVGYSNLTLLVPHAVSLLLLEKKTSHLSAQRWLKYNTVILDMPNIIVKRCTVLNPASLLPTEDDGEPHDCVALTNDFCSPRADLKSDPLENPDMILYVDGSASRDPETGKNKRQLTNIGYQMVKIDSDDLPDWPPNPHEDYNPPFHDISTVDMKLVLT from the exons atGTGTTCCTATTGCAGAGCATTCATTCCGAATTATTCCATCCTGGAAAGTCCAGTGAGAGAGCTCGTGCACGGTTCGTCCCTCACCGCTTCATCACCTGTCGTATGGACACCAGAAGCTGAAGAAGCATTCCTGGCCCTAAAAGGcgccctgcagaccacacccacactGGGACTGCCTgatcccaataaaccatttgttcaaactgtagatgaaaagaagggttttatgacctctgttcttttgcagaaacacggggatagattgagacctgtagcttacttctccagcaggctggatccagtggcggctggacttcctgtttgcctgcgtgcagttgctgcagctgaaaaggcggtaactgcctccagaaatattgtggggtattctaacctcacccttttggtcccacatgctgtctccctgcttctgttggagaaaaagacgtcacatttgtcagcacagagatggttgaagtataacacagtcatacttgatatgcctaacatcattgtgaaacgttgtactgttctgaatcctgcctctcttctccctacagaggacgatggagagccacatgactgtgttgctctcactaacgatttttgttcccccagggcagatttaaagagcgaccctttggaaaatccagacatgatcctctatgtggatggttcagcctccagagacccagagacgggaaagaacaaa aggcagctgacaaatatcggttaccagatggtgaaaatagactccgatgacttgcctgactggcctccaaacccacacgaagactataacccaccgttccatgacatcagcacagttgacatgaaattagtcctgacttaa